DNA sequence from the Brachybacterium sp. P6-10-X1 genome:
GACGTCCATGTGGCGTCCGACGACATTGATCTCCATGAGGTGTTCTCCTCCTATCCGGATGCGGCCGCTCTGAGCCCGGCCGCTGTGGCTCATCGGCTGGGGCTGGCACCTCCTGACGAGAGGGGGCTCGTCCGATGTGACGAGTCGCACCAGCATGCCACGTTTTGCTCCACGATTCCTGGTCCTCGGTCACGACGGATCAGGAATCCGGGACGTCCCCGCGGCGGGAACGCGGGCCGAGGCGACCACGACCGCGCCGAGGACCTGCATCCCCGCCTGTGTCAGCGCATCGTGCATTCCCCTCAGGGTCGCCCCGGTGGTGACGACGTCGTCGAGGATCACCACCCTCGCACCGGCGGCCCCGGCTCGTCGGACGGTGCCGCCGGACAGACGGATCCGCCGGGTGCGGCGTTGACGGGCTCCCCGCCCCTCCTGAGCGGTGGTGGGCACGGCCCGCAGCGGCAGCGCGCGCCCTGCGCCGCTGCGCCCGAGCGCATGGACCAGCTCGGCCGTGTGGTCCTCCCCGCGACGCAGCCGAGCGCTGCGACGGGACGGGACCGGCACCAGGTGCGGACGGCGCACCCCGCCCGCGACGGCGAGCGTCGTCACCGCCGGGGCCAGCGCGGGGGCGAGACGGGCACCGAGGTGCGCCATGCCTCCGTTCTTCCAGGCCAGCACCAGATGCTGCAGGGCCCCGGTGTACTCGCCGAGAGCGAGCACCGGAAGCACCGGGGCGTGGTCCACCCCGGCCGGCAGCGCGACGCCCTCGCGCAGCTCCGGGCGGATCCTGGCGGCGGTCAGCTCCTGCAGCGCATCACAGCAGGTTTCGACGCGCATCGGACGGGCGGTGAGCATCTGCGTGCACTGCGGGCACAGCCACGCCCCGTCGCGCCCGCAGGGGCATCGTCGCGGCGCGACCAGGGAGCAGGTCTGCACGGCGATCTCCCGCGCCAGGGGCAGCAGGCCCGTGCGCGTCTCGTGCGCGGTGCCCGCCGCGTGCCCGTCGCGCGGCTCCCGGGGGTCGCGGAACTCGTCCATGGGGCGATCCCATCGTGCCGTCGCCCTGGGCCGCACGGGCGGGGAGCCGGGTGTGGACGGGCACGGACTGGGGAGGACGGGGCACCGGTCCGTTCGGGGGCCGAGCTCCGACCGCCGTCGTCCTCAGTAGAACCAGGGGTCGTGGGCGTCGAGGTCCACGGTGGTCCATCCGCCGCTGTCGCTGCGCAGCAGCGTTCCGTCGGAGGTCCCGGCCCAGATCGACTCCCCGACGACGGTCCCGGCGAGGCGGTCGGCGTCCTCCCGCAGGGCGGGCAGCGGCTCGCGGCCGGTGGCGAAGTCGACCACCTGGGCCCGCAGCTCGTCGGTGCCGGGATCCGAGCCCAGCACGATGACGGCGACCTCGTCGTACCAGCTGGCCTGGATGACGTCGGTGAGGAAGGTGCGCACCTGCACCGGCTCGGTCAGGGACAGCGGCACCCCGTCCTCGTCGCGCACGACCGCGCACAGATCCAGCCGGGAACCGGCGGCGTCCGCGGAGAGCACCACCATCCGGGTGGCGTCGGCCGCCAGGTCCAGGGTGAGCACGTCCCGGCCCTTCAGCCAGGCTGCCTCGACCTGCGCGTCGTCCTGCGGTCCGCTGCCGGCCAGGGCCATCAGCACGCCGGGGCTGCGCCGCGTGGAGGTCCATACATAGCCCGCGTCATCGATCCGCGGCGGGACGAACACACCGCCGGTCGCCACCTCGCGCCGCGGCACCGAGTCGTCGGTCGATGCCACCAGCACGATCGAGGCGCCGTCGGCGAGCGCTGCGGCCAGGACGCCGTCCTGGGCGATCACCGGAGAGGTCAGCTCCCGCTCCGCGAGCGCGGGCACCAGCTGGTTCGCGGGTTCGTCGGTGCTGGGATCCGCCAGGGAGATGATGCCGGTGGGGCCGGCGGCGATCGGACGGTGCCCGGGCAGCGCCCGGTCGACCCCGGACTCCGCCGTCGAGGAGTACTCCTCGCCGTCGCGCACCAGGCGGACCCCCGACAGAGTGCGCACCGAGCGCAGCGAGAACTCGAGCTGGGCGAGGGCCGCGGCACGGGCGGGCGCGGGCAGAGCGACGACCGCGGTGGGCACGGTGATCTCCGGGGTGCCGTCGGCCCCGGTGGCGACCTCGACGTCGGTGACCCCCGAGGTGTCCGGCACCTCGCTGTGCACGGCACCCTGGAGGAACGCGGCGGGGCCGGCCGTCAGGGCCTCGAGCACCACCGAGGCGCCGCGCTGCAGGGAGAACCAGCGGTGGTCGGGCACCAGGTGGATGCTGCGGGCGTCGAGGAAGTACAGCCGGGCCGGGGCGTACAGGGTCTCGAAGGCCGCTTCGGAGAGGTAGATCCCGTCGGCCACCTCGCTGATCCGCCACTGGTCGTCGACGAGCTCCATCGCGACCTCGACCTCCCGGTTGACGGGACGGGCGAGCAGACTGCGGCTCCCGGCCCCGTCCACCAGAGCGAGCACCTGGAGCACCAGCACCATCTCGGTGTCGCTGATCTCCCGGACCTCCAGCTCCTGGCTGCTGGAGTAGATCGAGATCCCGGCCCTCGGGTCCCAGTCCTGACGCTTCTCGGGGGTGAGATAGGCGCGGGCCACGGCGAAGTTCTCCTCGGATCCCACACCCGCCTGGACGAACCCGGCGACGACGGCCTGCGCCGTGGCGTCCTGCGGCGGGGGCAGCGCCTGGACGTACGGCGCGCCCGGCTGGGCGCGCCCGGCCAGCGGGCGGCTGGAGACCGGGGACGAGGTCGGGATGCGGGCACAGGCGGAGCCGAGACCGAGCACCGTGACGGCCCCGGCCGCGTGCAGCACGGTACGGCGAGCGGGGGTCATCGGTCTCCTCCGGCGGTCGGCGGCTCCTGGTCAGGACTCGCGTCAGGACGTGCAGCAGGGCTTGTGTCCGGGCTCGCGGCGGAACGCGCAGGGTCGGACAGGTCCGGGAGGTCCGGCAGCAGCCCGGGGCCGATCGGGATCTCCCCGGTGCCGGTCACCGAGTAGGTGCCCGCCGTATCGAGGTCCCGGTCGAAGCTGCGCTCCAGCCGCAGGGGAGAGCGGAGGAACATCCCCCCGGGCCGGCGCGGCAGGGTCAGGCGGAACACCGCTCCTCGGCCTTCCTGGCCCCAGGCCTGCAGCCATCCGGTGTGCAACCGGGCGTCCTCGGCCGAGATCGACAGCCCCAGGCCGGTGCCTCCCAGAGTACGGGCACGGGAGGGGTCGGCCCGCCAGAAGCGGTCGAAGACGCGCTGGGCGGCCTCCGGGGAGATGCCATGGCCATGATCCTGGACGAGGACCGCGACGGCGTCGTCGTTCGCGGCGGTCTGGACCAGGACGGGACCGCCGGCGCCGTGCTCGATCGCATTGGTCAGCAGGTTCCGCAGGATCCGGTCGACGCGGCGCGCATCGACCACGGCGTCCATCCCGTGGCCGGCGAGGTGGACGTCCAGCAGGCAGCCGCGGGCACCGGCGAGCGGACGCACGTCGTCGACGGCGCGCACCACGAGCGCGTCCAGGTCCTCCCGACGCGCCTCCAGCTCGGCGGCCCCGGCGTCGAAGCGCGAGATCTCCAGCAG
Encoded proteins:
- a CDS encoding ComF family protein gives rise to the protein MDEFRDPREPRDGHAAGTAHETRTGLLPLAREIAVQTCSLVAPRRCPCGRDGAWLCPQCTQMLTARPMRVETCCDALQELTAARIRPELREGVALPAGVDHAPVLPVLALGEYTGALQHLVLAWKNGGMAHLGARLAPALAPAVTTLAVAGGVRRPHLVPVPSRRSARLRRGEDHTAELVHALGRSGAGRALPLRAVPTTAQEGRGARQRRTRRIRLSGGTVRRAGAAGARVVILDDVVTTGATLRGMHDALTQAGMQVLGAVVVASARVPAAGTSRIPDPS
- a CDS encoding LpqB family beta-propeller domain-containing protein, giving the protein MTPARRTVLHAAGAVTVLGLGSACARIPTSSPVSSRPLAGRAQPGAPYVQALPPPQDATAQAVVAGFVQAGVGSEENFAVARAYLTPEKRQDWDPRAGISIYSSSQELEVREISDTEMVLVLQVLALVDGAGSRSLLARPVNREVEVAMELVDDQWRISEVADGIYLSEAAFETLYAPARLYFLDARSIHLVPDHRWFSLQRGASVVLEALTAGPAAFLQGAVHSEVPDTSGVTDVEVATGADGTPEITVPTAVVALPAPARAAALAQLEFSLRSVRTLSGVRLVRDGEEYSSTAESGVDRALPGHRPIAAGPTGIISLADPSTDEPANQLVPALAERELTSPVIAQDGVLAAALADGASIVLVASTDDSVPRREVATGGVFVPPRIDDAGYVWTSTRRSPGVLMALAGSGPQDDAQVEAAWLKGRDVLTLDLAADATRMVVLSADAAGSRLDLCAVVRDEDGVPLSLTEPVQVRTFLTDVIQASWYDEVAVIVLGSDPGTDELRAQVVDFATGREPLPALREDADRLAGTVVGESIWAGTSDGTLLRSDSGGWTTVDLDAHDPWFY